GATAAAGCAATATCAAATCCATCCCGGGCAAGCCGTTCGGCAATTGCGGCGCCGATCCCGCGGCTACCGCCGGTAATTAGAGCAACACGATTAGCCATTTCTATATCCTTTTTATGGGTGAGTGAATCAACTGGAAAATATAAACCAGCCTCGGGTTGTATCTATTATGAAAACCGGCTGTCGGACACGCTGGTCTGTTACCGGTCACACAACATATTGGGCCATAAGGATTTATAGGGGTGATAGCATGCTCTTATATAAAACTTGCCTGATTTTATGCTGCGACAGAAATACCTGCGGTTTTATAACCACGCGCCATCAACTTGAAAGGACGCTGGCGGTAAATATCGCCCATAAAAAAGCCCCCGCATTGCGGGGGCCTGTTGTCAGACTGGGGTGAATCAAGATGCCAGCAGCTGGTTTACCCGGCGGATAAACTGGTTTGGATCTTCCAGCGTGCCGCGTTCAGCCAGCATCGCCTGATCCAGCAGCAGCTCAACCCACTCAGAGAATGCGCCCTCTTCGGTTATCGACGAGGTGCGTTTTACCAGCGGATGATCCGGGTTCAGTTCGAAAATATATTTTACTTCCGGTACTGCCTGACCTGCTGCGGCAAACAGTTTCGCCATCTGGGTGCTCATTTCATCGTTGTCAGTAACCACGATGGCCGGAGTATCCGTCAGGCGATGGGTCAGGCGTACGTCTTTCACGCGCTCGCCAAGCAGGGCTTTAACCCGGTCAACAAACGGTGCCAGCGCTTCGTCAGCGGCTTTCGCTTCTTCATCTACCTCATCGGCCAGCTTATCCAGTGAGGAGTCTGCTTTTGAAACAGACTGGAAGGATTTACCGTCATACTCATTGAGGTAGTTCATCATCCACTCATCGATGCGATCGGAAAGCAGCAGAACCTCAATGCCCTTCTTACGCAACAGCTCCAGGTGCGGGCTGCTTTTCGCCGCCGCATAGCTGTCGGCGGTGATGTAGTAGATTTTTTCCTGCCCTTCTTTCATACGTGCAATGTAATCGTCCAGCGAGACGGTTTGCGCCGATGAATCGTTATGGGTCGTCGCGAAGCGCAGCAGTTTAGCAATAGCCTGCTGGTTGCCACTGTCTTCCGCCGGGCCTTCTTTCAGTACCAGCCCAAACTGCTGCCAGAAAGTCTGATATTTATCGGCATCGTCTTTAGCCAGCTTATCCAGCATTTGCAGCACGCGCTTGGTCAGCGCATTGCGCAGGTTGCGGGTAACAGTGCTGTCTTGCAGGATTTCACGCGATACGTTAAGCGGCAGATCGTTAGAGTCCACCAGACCGCGTACAAAGCGCAGATAGTTCGGTACAAACTGCTCAGCGTCATCCATGATGAACACGCGCTGCACGTACAGTTTCAGGCCGTGTTTATGATCGCGGTTCCACATATCCCACGGCGCATGAGAAGGTACATACAGCAGGCTGGTGTACTCCTGCTTACCTTCAACGCGGTTATGGCTCCAGGTGAGCGGGTCGCTGAAGTCATGTGAGGTATGCTTGTAAAACTCGATATAGTCTTCGTCGCTAATTTCGCTTTTGCTACGCGTCCACAGCGCCTGGGCTTTGTTCACTTTTTCAAAGCTGACGGTGGTCTCACCATCTTTTTCTTCGTGAGTTTCAAACTCAACCGGCAGCGCAATGTGATCGGAGTATTTGCTGATAGTGTTACGTACCCGCCAGTCATCCAGGAACTCGTCTTCACCCTCACGCAGGTGCAAGGTAATTTCGGTGCCGCGATCTTCTTTGGTGATAGAAGCGATGGTGTACTCACCTTCGCCCGCCGACTCCCAAAATACGCCTTCTTCCGCCGGAACGCCTGCCGCGCGGGTACGAACAGTCACTTTGTCCGCCACGATAAATGCAGAATAGAAGCCGACCCCGAACTGACCAATCAGCTGGCTGTCTTTTGCCTGGTCGGAGCCCATAGACTCCAGGAATGCTTTCGTACCGGATTTCGCAATGGTACCCAGGTTTTCAATAACTTCATCGCGAGTCATACCGATGCCGTTATCGGCGATAGTCAGGGTACGTTTCTCTTTGTCTACCGAAACGCGAACGCGCAGCTCTCCGTCGCCCGCATAGAGATCCGGATTAGACAACGCGCGAAAACGCAGCTTATCGGCCGCATCCGAAGCATTGGAGATCAGTTCACGCAGGAAGATTTCTTTATTCGAATAGAGAGAATGGATCATCAGATGCAGAAGCTGTTTCACTTCAGACTGAAAACCGCGAGTCTCTTGTCCTTTCATGGTGGTGATTCCTCAACAATTTGGTAGGTCAAAAAGGGTGTAATCAACGATGAGGAAGTAATGGGGATAACAGGAAGGAAATTCAAGCGGAGTGCCTGTTAAGGCACCCCGATTGATTAAAACTTAATCTTTTGACGCCCAACCAAAGAGTGTGACAGCGTGGTGCCATCCACCATCTCAAGTTCACCGCCTACCGGTACGCCGTGGGCGATACGGCTGGCTTCGACGCCATACTGCGCGCACAGCTCACCAATATAGTTAGCCGTAGCCTCACCTTCCACCGTAGGGTTGGTGGCGAGGATAACTTCGCTAATGGACTCCTGCTCCAGCCGCTGCTCGAGCCGGCCCAGCCCGATATCATCAGGGCCAATACCGTCGAGAGGCGACAGATGCCCCATCAGAACAAAGTAACGTCCGGAAAACTGCCCGGTTTGCTCAATAGCGTGAATATCCGCCGGGCTTTCCACCACGCAGATCTGCCCATTCTCCTGCCGCCGTGGGTTGGCGCAGATTGCGCAAACTTCCTGCTCGGTGAAGGTTCGGCAGTCGGCACAATGGCCGATTTCCGACATGGCGCGCGTCAGCGCCTGCGCCAGGCGCATTCCTCCACTACGATCCCGCTGCAGTAGAGTAAAGGCCATGCGCTGGGCCGACTTAGGCCCTACGCCTGGCAAGCAGCGCAGGGCTTCCATCAACTGCGAGAGTAATGGACTGGTTTGCATCAGAACGGCATCTTAAAGCCCGGTGGCAGCTGCATACCGGCAGAGACAGAGGCCATTTTCTCTTTCTGAGTTTCTTCGATACGGCGAGCGGCATCGTTAAATGCGGCCGCAACCAGATCTTCCAGCATCTCTTTATCGTCTTCCAGCAGGCTTGGATCGATCTCAACGCGGCGGCAGTTATGCGCCCCGTTAATAGTTACTTTCACCAGGCCCGCGCCAGATTCGCCGGTAACTTCCGTCTGGGCGATCTCTTCCTGCATCTTTTGCATTCTTTCCTGCATTTGCTGGGCTTGCTTCATCATGTTGCCCAGACCACCTTTACCAAACATAGCTCTCTCTCTTTAGCTCGGGCCGCTTATCGTCACAGACGGTTAGCAGCGTTTAGGTTGACCACTGGCAGGCTGGCTGCCGGTTATAAAGGGCGAATACTCTCTTCATCCAGGTCTGCATCGAAGAAACGCTGCAAAGTCTGAATATTAGTATCCGCGCTAATGGAAGCCCGCGCCTGCGCGAGCTTCTCTTCATATATTGCCTGACGCCACTCCAGCGGCGTGCGCCGGGCGAGATTATCATCTTCCACGACGGTCAGTTCAACTTCGCCACCGTGAAATGCGCTCAGTGCGCTGGCTAGCGTCTGGCGTGCCGAGGGCGAATTTAAGTGGCGCTGACCGGGGCGCAGGTGCAGGCATATGTTAAATCCATCCTGCTCACGCCAGGCATTCAGCGCCAGTTGCTGCACCAGTTTCGGTATCGACAGCCTATCTATTTCAGCCGCCCAGGCATCGCGCTCCAGCGACTCGCTGGCAAGCTTCGCCGCGAGTTCTGGCGTCTTTTCATGCTCCAGAGCGCTGCGCAGAGCTTTAGGCGTAGCGATAGGTTCCTGTGCTACCTCAACAACGTTCTGCGCTTTCCAGCGATAAGCCTCTTTTTTACGCGGCTCTTCGGTTTTATTGGCAGCGGGTTTGCTCTGCACCCGCTCGGTTACTGCTGCCAGCCGCTCCAGGGCCGAGTTATTTACCGGCCGCGCGCGTCCTGGCGCTGCCGGATCACCCTTTTTTTCTTTGCTGGCTCCCTGAGTCCGCTGGATCTGACTGCGCGCCTGCAACAGCTGACTGGTAGCCGAAGGCAAAGCCGCGCCGGTCTGCGCTATCGGAGCTGATTCCTGAGCGGCCTGCGGTGCCGGTTGCCATGCCTGGGCCTGAGGCTGGCCAGCAGCCTGCGGTGCCGCATGAGCCGGGCTCATTTGCGCAGCGATATTTGCTCCGGCTCCCGGCGCCATGCCGTTATCCGGTGGCGCTATGGGCGCATCGGGATGAAATGCCAGCGCACGCAGCAACGTCATTTCAACCCCCATCCGGCGGTCAGGCGCCCACGGCAACTCTTTGCGGCCAATCAACAGCGCCTGATAGTACAGCTGCAAATCCGTAGGGCTGACGGTGCGCGCCAGCTCACGCAGGCGGCTATCGGCTGGGTTTTCGTCATCGGCAAAAATCGCTGGCGTCAGTTGCCCCATAGCAACCCGGTGTAACAGGCTTAGCATCTCAATCAGCAGGCCTTCCCAGTCAACACCGCGAGCAGCGGCAGACTCAACCTGCGCCAGAGTTTGCGGGCCATCGCCTTTCACCAGCGCTTCAATCAGCGTAATGGCCTGAGCGTCATCTAGCGTCCCCAGCATATCGCTGACCGCCTGGCTCGCAACCTGGCCGTTACCGCTGGCGATAGCCTGGTCGGTTAAACTCAGCGCGTCACGCAGACTGCCCTGTGCCGCACGCGCCAGCAGTTGCAGCGCGCGAGACTCAAATGGGATCTGCTCGGCATTAAGAATGTGTTCAAGCTGAGCGCGGATCTGGCTGGCATCCAGCGCCTTGAGATGAAACTGCAGGCAACGAGATAAAATCGTAACCGGCAGCTTTTGCGGATCGGTGGTCGCCAGCAGGAATTTTACATGCGGAGGCGGCTCTTCCAGCGTTTTCAACAGCGCATTAAAGCTGTGACGCGAGAGCATATGCACTTCATCTATCAGGTAGACTTTGAAGCGGCCCCGGGCCGGAGCGTACTGCACGTTGTCCAGCAGCTCGCGCGTGTCTTCAACCTTGGTGCGGGAGGCGGCATCGATTTCGATAAGATCAACAAAACGCCCCTGCTCTATCTCCAGACAGTTCTGGCACTTACCACACGGCGTGGCGGTAATACCGGTTTCACAATTGAGTCCTTTTGCCAGCAGGCGTGCGATAGACGTTTTACCCACGCCTCGTGTGCCGGAAAAGAGATAGGCGTGATGAATTCGGCCCATATTGAGACCGTTTGCCAGCGCGGTAAGGACATGCTCCTGACCGACAACATCAGCAAAAGTTTGGGGCCGCCATTTACGGGCCAGAACCTGATAGCTCATTAAGCGTTCGTCACTGATAGCAGAGGGAAGATAGAGGACATACTGATAAGTGTACCAGCACCAGGCGCAGGTGTCGTGCCTCGAGTGATAGCCTTACTAATGGGGCAAATAACAACGCAAACCGCCCCAAAGACGGTTTGCTGACGGGAAATTAATGGCCCGGGAAATCAACCAGGCTGTAGCAATTAATCCCCTGCTGCTCCAGGCGCTGCTCGCCGCCGAGATCAAACAGATTGATGATAAACGCAGCGTCTTTAACTTCCCCACCCAGACGGCGGATAAGTTTTACCGTGGCTTCGATAGTGCCACCGGTCGCCAGCAGATCGTCAACCACCAGCACAACGTCACCTTCAGTGATGGCGTCCTGGTGGATTTCGAGGCAGTCGGTGCCGTATTCCAGCTCATAGCTTTCAGACAGGGTTGCACGCGGCAGCTTGCCAGGCTTACGCACCGGAACAAAGCCGACGCCAAGGCCCAGTGCGACCGGCGCACCGAACAGGAATCCACGCGCTTCGGTTCCCACCACTTTGGTGATCCCGGCATTCTTATAGCGAGAGACCAGAAGCTCGATGCTCAGAGCATAGGCTTTCGGGTCTTCTAGCAGACTCGTCACATCACGAAACAGGATCCCTGGCTTCGGATAGTCGTGGATACTTTTGATACTGTTCTTAAGGTAGTCAAGCTGCTGTGCAGTTGCTGTCATAGATTAATGCCTGCATAAAGACGGTATTACTACAGTGCGCGTTACGTTCTTTTCCTGAACGTCTGGTCATCCCTTGAGCTGGCGCATCTGTACTCGAAAACGCTCGAATTTACTGGCTGGCCGTCCGAATTGCAACTATCCCGTTGCGCTTCATCTCTTTTGTTGTGTTGCATCAATAACCGGGATCCGCCATAGCATGACTAATAGCAGCGTCATAATCACTAGCAAGATGCCACGCAGCCACAGATGCTCCACCAGCCATAGTGAAATCGCAAAGGTAAGAATAATGAATAATATAGCGCGCGGTTTGGCTCCTCGCGGCATCGCCCGATGATTCTGCCAGCAGCGCAAATAGCTGCCAAACCAGGAGCGATATAGCAGCCAATGATGGAAACGTGGTGAGGAGCGGGCAAAGCACCATGCCGCCAGCAACAAAAATGGCGTAGTTGGCAATAAAGGTAAAATCACCCCGGCCGTCGCCAAGGCTACCGCCAGCCAGCCAATGAGGATTAAGATAATGCGCTGCATAATGGGCTTTAGGTTGATGTCTCAGATGAATGTAACATATCCCCAACAGGGGCGGAGGGGAAGTGAACAGCACGTTGTTACTGACTAAACTTGAGCATCAGCTCGATGAATTAGCAAAAACGCTGGCCCCAATTGCGGATAATCAGGCGCTGCGCCCGCGTTTCGATCGCCAACTCTTTCACAGCCAGTCGACCCGGCTGACGGATTATCTGACGGAAGCGCGAGACAGCTTTAGCAAACTTGAAGCTGCCTGCCAGCAAGATGAGCCAGCCCGCGCCGCCTTTCTGGCTGAGCGGCTAAGCAATCAAATCGCAGCACTCACCCGTGAAAGCGCCACCTGGTCGCTGCGGGCCGCAGACAGCGCCCACCTCAAGCTTGGCACACTGCATGCTGATATTTTGCGGCATCAGGAATATGAGCGGCGGCTTCAGGCGATGGTGGCCAGCCGCCAGGCGCTGCTTGCAGGAGAAACGACCCTGAGCGGTCAGCAGGCGCGCCACCGGGAGGTTGAGGTTTACCAACAACGCCTGGCACGCTGTCGCGAAGCGCTGGCAAAGCTGAACCGCCGTCTGGCTTTAAGAACCCGTTAATTTATTTTTTGCAGGAGATATGCGATGTCGCTAGAAAATGCGCCGGATGAGGTAAAACTGGCAGTGGATTTAATTATGCTACTCGAGCAACATCAGATCCCTGCCGGGACAGTCCTGGCGGCGCTGGATATCGTCCGCCAGGACTTTGTGAGAAAACAACAGACGGAGTCCTCAGACTGAGGGAGCAACGCTGCCGTCATCGCCCAATGGGCGTTTAACTTCGGTAACTTCATCACCTTTGTCGTTATGCAGATGCACTTCCAACTGATTAAAGGCAATATCAATACCGTTTTCGCGGCACAGCTGGTCGATTCTGCGGTTAAGCTCATCTACGGTGTAGCTGCGGTCGCGCAGCTCGCGCACATATAAACGCAGCTCATGGTCCAGCGTGCTGGCACCAAAGGACATGAAAAATACGTTCGGCGGCGGATCCTGCATAACTTTTGGATGTTCATGCGCCGCCTGCAATAGCACGTCGTGAACCTTATCCAGATCCGAGCCGTAAGCCACACCGAGGTTAATGACCAGACGAGTGATCGTATCGCTCAGTGACCAGTTAATCAGGCGTTCAGTAACAAATGCTTTATTCGGGATGATGATTTCTTTACGGTCAAAATCGGTAATCGTTGTCGCACGAATACGAATCTTACTTACCGTACCGGAATAAGAACCTATAGTGACGGTATCGCCAATACGTACCGGGCGTTCAAACAGGATAATGATACCGGAAACAAAGTTACCGAAGATCTCCTGCAAGCCAAAACCTAAACCTACCGATAGCGCCGCCGCAAGCCACTGGAGTTTATCCCACGATACGCCCAGTGAGCCAAAGACCATCATCGCGCCAACGGCAATGATTACATAGTTGAGAATGGTCGTTATCGCATAGGAAGAGCCCTGGCGCATCTTAAGCCGCGAAAGAACCAGCACTTCCAGCAAACCAGGCAAGTTACGAATCAGAGCCCAGGAAACCACCAGTGCCACCACCGCATATAACAGGCTGCCCAGGGTTACGCTTTTCACCACTGCGGCACCGGCTTCAGTACCGCTATAGTGCCAAAGCGCAATACTATCCAGATAGGCAAATACCGTAATCAAATCCGACCAAATCGCCCAGAATACCCCGGCAAACAGAGCAAACATCCCAAGCATGGTAATACGTAATGTTTGCTGGTTAACCTGGTCGATAGCCATTGGCTCTTCATTTTCCGGTTCACTGCCCTCGGCGCCCTCTTTCACCAGGTTTTCACGACGGGCAACAGCGCGCCGCCAGGCAATGCGCCGGGCCGCTACGCTCAACCCGCGCATCACGCAACGATGCAGCAGGTTCCAGATAAGCACCAGGTATACCGTTTCGATACAGCGAGTGGACAGACGCAGCGTGGTATAGAAATAGCCCAACGCCGTCAGCACCAGCAGGGCAATTGGCACCAGGAATAGAATCGTGATGGTTATAAGACGCGGAGCGCGCGACTCTTTATCCTGCCAGCTATCGCGGCAGATAGGCCACACCAGCGCGGCAATCACCAGCAGATTGAGGAAAATCATACTCTGGCCAAACACATCTTCCATCAGATGCAGCGGCGAGTTCTCTCCTACGACGGTCCAGAACAATAGCGGCAGCAGCGCCAGACTGATGCGCACAATCTGACGCCGCCAGTGGCTGGCCTGAGATTCCGACATACCAAAGTGACGCTCAGCAACGCCATCTTTCTCCAGCACTCGCCAGCACACCCCGAACACCAGCCAGAACCACATCAGTTGCTTACTAAAACTCCACAACAATTCACTGATGCCGAGGTGCAGGTTATAGATGATAAGACCAATCGCCAACAGGGTCAGACAAACCGGCAGCGCACGTAATACGTCGATGAATAACGCTTTCGGTGTATGTAGCTGACTGTCTTTACGCAAGTTGCCAACCGCCGTTGACAGCTGGGTTTTATAGTCCAGCAACCAGCGATAGCGCCAGCGCAGCAGACCTGCCAGCAGCAATAGTGGCACGCCGCTAAACAGCGCCCATGGCAACTCTGTTAGAAGATGGTGCAGGTTAACGCCGATTTTGTAACCGCGAATCTGTTCGGTAAGCGCCTGAGGATAAGATTTAATCCACTCCCAGTTCATCGGTTTATTGGAGTTAACCCAGAATATCTGCTGAGTGAGCAACTTACGCAGGCTGGTACTCACACTCATTAACTGTTGTTGGTTAATTTGCAGGTTAATCGCCATCATCAGCTGATTGCCCAGCTGCTTATTAAGCTGATCCAACAATTCACGACGCATATCGACAATCTGCAACAATGCGTCATCCACATCATCGCTCACCTGGCCATGGTAGTTGGCCTCAAGCTGGCTGACATAGTTGTCATTCTGGAACAGTGCGTCGCGCTGCTGATTAATATTGAACTGCTCAAGGCGCAGATCGGCAATGCGGTTGGTCATGTCTTCCAGCTCATCTGCCGACGGTAACGTCTGCTGCTGCTGGTAGAGAATACGCGATAACAGCAGGCTGCCTTTAAGCACCGAAATCTGCTCTTTTAGGTTGCCTTCAGACTGAGAGGCCCTGTCGAGCCAGGTTTTAACCTTGATATTCTGCTGAACCAGATTGTTGTTATTTTCCGTAACGTTAATCAGTCTTTCGCTCAGCTGATGGTTAACTTCCAGCTCCTGTTTAACCAGCGGATGGTCCTGAATGGTTGCGGCTTTATCATCCGGGGTTATTGCTTCCTGGGCCGTTTTTTCAGTGATTGTCAGACGCTTACCGTTCGCCACGGTCTGAAGCACCTGTAGCTGATGTTCAAGGTGGGTAATATTTGCCGAGGTGTAGTCACGCTGCTTTTGAAGCGTGTCTTGCAAGGTTGTATTACTGGACAGGCTATTACGCTGCTGCTCTAACTGCGCATTCAAAAAGACCTGTTGGGCCAGCAGTAAAGTTTGCTGGCTGGGACGCAAAGCGTTATCTCCCACATCAGTGGTACTCAGACGACTGCGAATTTGTTGCAGCTGCTCTGAGGCTTGAAACATGTTGTTTTGCACCCGCTCCGGCTGGGTTTGCAGCACCACTAACTGACTATTGTAGGTCGAGAGGTCATTTTGGGCGGTCTGCAGGTCATCAAGAATACTGGAGACTTTGCTTTCCAACTGGCGCAGCGTCAGGCCGGAATAAGACTGGCGCAACTCATCATCGCTGACCGGCTGGTTAAGCGCGTTGAGGCCCTCAGTTGCCTGGCGCATTTTTTCCGGCGCCTGGTTAATTTGCTGATTGAGCTGGAGAGCGTCCTGCTTAAGGTTGTCAATTTTGGCCAGCACTTCAAGCGTCTGGTTTAAATCTTGTTCAACCAGTTTATCCTGAGGTGAAGGATTTTTTTGTTTCTGTATTGAAGCTAGCTGGTTTTCGATATCACTTTTACTCGGCAAATCAGTAGGCTGTGCCAAGGTTGCAAATGATGTGAAAGCCAGAAGGAAGGCCAAAGCAAGGCTAAAGGCAACGCCGCAAATGCGGGGCCGGAATGAATACCACATGTTCATGATAAATACTGTGACAGGCCTGGTGCAGGAAGGTGAGCAATTATCGGCGAAGAATATCACGCTGCCCTGCACTCGGATAGCTGGGAATCGACCTAATTTATTCGGTTGTTAATGACTGGCAAAGTGATGGGCAGAATCGATACATCTCAAGCAAAATATCGACAAAAGTACGCGCTTCATTACGCAGGTTGAAATGCTCCGGCGCAAATAGCCAATTCTCAATAATACCGCTGATATAACTGCGCATGAGAATTGCGGCGCGCCGGGTTTGCAAATCAGCAGGCAGAGAACCTTGCTCCATGCACTGTTTAAGGATATGTTCTATTTTGTCGTAGCTTTCCATATATAAGCGGCGCTGAACTTCCTGCACTCGCGACATTTCGCCGACAAATTCGCACTTATGGAATAGAATCTCCATCATTAACCGTCGGCGTTCTTCTTCAACGGTAGCTTCCAGAATGTAAATCAACAGCTCACGCATTACTGAAAGTGGATCATCGGGATATTTTGCCCGATACTCAACCTCGAGCTCATCGAGGGTGGACTCTGAAGACTCCCAAATCTCGTTGAACAGATCGGACTTATTCTTAAAATGCCAGTAAATAGCACCGCGAGTCACGCCAGCTGCCGTAGCGATGTCTGAAAGCGATGTTGCAGATACGCCCTGTTCAGAGAAGAGCTTCAACGCAACATCGAGTAAATGGCGGCGAGTTTCTTGCGCTTGTTGTTTGGTTTTTCGTGCCACGGGTCACTTCATAAAGAACGTCAGAGTTACATACATTAATGAATGTATGTACCATAGCACGACGAAAATATAAACGCAGCAATGGGTTTGTGGACTTTTAATCCATTGAACAATTTAAAATCGGACACTTGAGGTTTATCTATGATCAAAAACAGAGGGTTGTCGCCTCTGGCGGTCGTTCTGATGCTTTCCGGCGGCTTAGCACTTACAGGATGTGACGATAAAGGTGCACAACAGAAATCCTCACAGATGCCTGAAGTTGGAATTGTTACTCTTAAGAGCGCGCCTCTGACAATGACGACCGATTTACCGGGACGGACCAATTCGTTCCGGGTAGCGGAAGTACGGCCTCAGGTGAGCGGCATCATTTTGAAGCGTAATTTCGTCGAAGGTAGTGATGTAAAAGCCGGTGATTCCCTTTATCAAATAGATCCAGCCGTATATCAGGCTTCATATCTTAGCGCTAAAGGCGATCTGGCTAAGGCTCAGGCTAATGCCAACATTATGCATTTGACGGCCAACCGTTATCGTAAGCTGCTGGGTACTCAGTACATCAGCCGCCAGGAATACGATACCGCCGTTGCAAACGCTCAACAGGGCGATGCTGCGGTTAAAGCCGCTGAAGCAGCAGTTGAAACTGCGCGCATCAATCTGGCTTATACCAAAGTGACCTCGCCTATTACCGGACGTATCAGCCGTTCCATGGTAACCGAGGGTGCACTGGTGCAAAACGGCCAGTCAACGGCGCTCGCTACGGTGCAACAGTTAGATCCTATTTATGTGGATGTCACGCAGTCCAGCGATCAGTTCCTGCGTCTGAAGCAGGAGCTAAACAACGGCACACTGCAACAGGCTAATGGCAAAGCTAAAGTCAGCCTGATTACTGAGGGTGGTCTAACCTTCCCGCATACCGGTAGTCTGGAGTTCTCTGAAGTTACCGTCGATCAGTCAACGGGGTCCATCACCCTGCGGGCTATCTTCCCTAACCCGGAACATACCCTGCTGCCTGGCATGTTCGTTCGCGCACGTCTGGATGAAGGTACACGCCCTGACGCACTGCTGGTTCCTCAGCAAGGCGTCACTCGTAACCCGCGCGGTGAAGCAACGGCGATGGTTGTAGGCGAAGGCGATAAAGTTGAATCACGCAATATTCAGGTATCTCAAGCTATTGGTGACAAATGGCTGGTTACTGACGGCCTGAAAGCCGGAGACCGCGTGATTGTAACCGGTCTGCAGAAGATTAAACCCGGCGTTCAGGTAAAAACTGAAGAAGC
This genomic interval from Salmonella enterica subsp. enterica serovar Choleraesuis contains the following:
- a CDS encoding primosomal replication protein N''; the encoded protein is MNSTLLLTKLEHQLDELAKTLAPIADNQALRPRFDRQLFHSQSTRLTDYLTEARDSFSKLEAACQQDEPARAAFLAERLSNQIAALTRESATWSLRAADSAHLKLGTLHADILRHQEYERRLQAMVASRQALLAGETTLSGQQARHREVEVYQQRLARCREALAKLNRRLALRTR
- the htpG gene encoding chaperone protein HtpG — translated: MKGQETRGFQSEVKQLLHLMIHSLYSNKEIFLRELISNASDAADKLRFRALSNPDLYAGDGELRVRVSVDKEKRTLTIADNGIGMTRDEVIENLGTIAKSGTKAFLESMGSDQAKDSQLIGQFGVGFYSAFIVADKVTVRTRAAGVPAEEGVFWESAGEGEYTIASITKEDRGTEITLHLREGEDEFLDDWRVRNTISKYSDHIALPVEFETHEEKDGETTVSFEKVNKAQALWTRSKSEISDEDYIEFYKHTSHDFSDPLTWSHNRVEGKQEYTSLLYVPSHAPWDMWNRDHKHGLKLYVQRVFIMDDAEQFVPNYLRFVRGLVDSNDLPLNVSREILQDSTVTRNLRNALTKRVLQMLDKLAKDDADKYQTFWQQFGLVLKEGPAEDSGNQQAIAKLLRFATTHNDSSAQTVSLDDYIARMKEGQEKIYYITADSYAAAKSSPHLELLRKKGIEVLLLSDRIDEWMMNYLNEYDGKSFQSVSKADSSLDKLADEVDEEAKAADEALAPFVDRVKALLGERVKDVRLTHRLTDTPAIVVTDNDEMSTQMAKLFAAAGQAVPEVKYIFELNPDHPLVKRTSSITEEGAFSEWVELLLDQAMLAERGTLEDPNQFIRRVNQLLAS
- the ybaB gene encoding nucleoid-associated protein YbaB codes for the protein MFGKGGLGNMMKQAQQMQERMQKMQEEIAQTEVTGESGAGLVKVTINGAHNCRRVEIDPSLLEDDKEMLEDLVAAAFNDAARRIEETQKEKMASVSAGMQLPPGFKMPF
- the apt gene encoding adenine phosphoribosyltransferase; translated protein: MTATAQQLDYLKNSIKSIHDYPKPGILFRDVTSLLEDPKAYALSIELLVSRYKNAGITKVVGTEARGFLFGAPVALGLGVGFVPVRKPGKLPRATLSESYELEYGTDCLEIHQDAITEGDVVLVVDDLLATGGTIEATVKLIRRLGGEVKDAAFIINLFDLGGEQRLEQQGINCYSLVDFPGH
- the ybaN gene encoding inner membrane protein YbaN, which translates into the protein MQRIILILIGWLAVALATAGVILPLLPTTPFLLLAAWCFARSSPRFHHWLLYRSWFGSYLRCWQNHRAMPRGAKPRAILFIILTFAISLWLVEHLWLRGILLVIMTLLLVMLWRIPVIDATQQKR
- the recR gene encoding recombination protein RecR, yielding MQTSPLLSQLMEALRCLPGVGPKSAQRMAFTLLQRDRSGGMRLAQALTRAMSEIGHCADCRTFTEQEVCAICANPRRQENGQICVVESPADIHAIEQTGQFSGRYFVLMGHLSPLDGIGPDDIGLGRLEQRLEQESISEVILATNPTVEGEATANYIGELCAQYGVEASRIAHGVPVGGELEMVDGTTLSHSLVGRQKIKF
- the dnaX gene encoding DNA polymerase III subunit gamma/tau, with the translated sequence MSYQVLARKWRPQTFADVVGQEHVLTALANGLNMGRIHHAYLFSGTRGVGKTSIARLLAKGLNCETGITATPCGKCQNCLEIEQGRFVDLIEIDAASRTKVEDTRELLDNVQYAPARGRFKVYLIDEVHMLSRHSFNALLKTLEEPPPHVKFLLATTDPQKLPVTILSRCLQFHLKALDASQIRAQLEHILNAEQIPFESRALQLLARAAQGSLRDALSLTDQAIASGNGQVASQAVSDMLGTLDDAQAITLIEALVKGDGPQTLAQVESAAARGVDWEGLLIEMLSLLHRVAMGQLTPAIFADDENPADSRLRELARTVSPTDLQLYYQALLIGRKELPWAPDRRMGVEMTLLRALAFHPDAPIAPPDNGMAPGAGANIAAQMSPAHAAPQAAGQPQAQAWQPAPQAAQESAPIAQTGAALPSATSQLLQARSQIQRTQGASKEKKGDPAAPGRARPVNNSALERLAAVTERVQSKPAANKTEEPRKKEAYRWKAQNVVEVAQEPIATPKALRSALEHEKTPELAAKLASESLERDAWAAEIDRLSIPKLVQQLALNAWREQDGFNICLHLRPGQRHLNSPSARQTLASALSAFHGGEVELTVVEDDNLARRTPLEWRQAIYEEKLAQARASISADTNIQTLQRFFDADLDEESIRPL